In the genome of uncultured Celeribacter sp., the window GGAATGGCTCACCGCACAGCTTCCGGTCGAACGCCACAGCCATACCGGCGAGGCCATCGCGTTCTTTCTCTATGACGTGCCGAAGGTGATGATGCTTTTGACGCTCATCGTCTTTGCCATGGGTGTGGTGCGCAGTTTCTTCTCGCCGGAGAAAACCCGTGCGCTCCTGTCCGGCAAACGTGAGGGCGTCGGCAATGTGCTTTCCGCGGGGCTCGGCGTGTTGACGCCGTTCTGCTCCCGCTCCGCTGTGCCGCTCTTCATCGGTTTCGTCTCTGCAGGCGTGCCTTTGGGCGTCACATTCTCCTTCCTGATCGCCGCCCCCATGGTCAACGAAGTGGCGCTTGTGCTGCTTTTCGGCTTGGTCGGCTGGCAGGTTGCGGCGACCTATCTCACCTTTGGTCTCGGCCTCGCCGTGGTCGCCGGTTTTGTCATCGGCAAGCTCAAACTCGAAGGCTGGTTGCAGGACTGGGTGCGCGAGATCCATTCCGGGGCAGGGACCGTCGAAATGCCCGAAGGCGAAGGCCTGACGATGGTCGACCGCTATCGCCTCGGCATCGCTGCCGTCAAAGAGATTTTCGCCAAGGTTTGGGTCTGGATTCTCCTGGGCATCGCCATGGGCGCGTTGATCCACGGCTATGTGCCCGAAGATCTGATGGTCACGATCATGGGCGCCGACGCCTGGTGGTCTGTGCCCGCCGCCGTGATGCTGGGCATTCCGATGTACACCAACGCCGCCGGTGTGATCCCCATCGTCGAGGCGCTTTTGGGTAAGGGGGCGGCTTTGGGCACGGTGCTGGCCTTCATGATGAGCGTCATCGCTCTGAGCCTGCCCGAAATGATCATCCTCAAACAGGTGCTGACCTACCGCCTGATCGCCGTCTTCATCGGCGTCGTCGGCAGCGGCATTCTGGCCGTCGGCATCCTGTTCAACCTGATCTTCTGAAAGGAGACCGTCATGACAACTGTCAAAGTCTATGGCCCCGGCTGCAAACGCTGTGAAACCACCGCCGAGATGGTGCGGGAGGCGGCGGGCAAACTCGGCCTCGAGGTTGAGGTGGAAAAAGTCACCGATCCGAAATCCATTGCCATGGCGGGTGTAATGTCGACGCCGGGGATCGCGATTGACGGCAAACTCGTCCATGCGGGTGGTCTGCCGGATAAGGCGAAGCTCGAAACCTGGCTCTCTGCCTGAAAGCCTCTCAA includes:
- a CDS encoding thioredoxin family protein, producing the protein MTTVKVYGPGCKRCETTAEMVREAAGKLGLEVEVEKVTDPKSIAMAGVMSTPGIAIDGKLVHAGGLPDKAKLETWLSA
- a CDS encoding permease; amino-acid sequence: MSTIQTHPTHPTRPDWLWHLGVVAFVALWWGLYHQLQPLAEWLTAQLPVERHSHTGEAIAFFLYDVPKVMMLLTLIVFAMGVVRSFFSPEKTRALLSGKREGVGNVLSAGLGVLTPFCSRSAVPLFIGFVSAGVPLGVTFSFLIAAPMVNEVALVLLFGLVGWQVAATYLTFGLGLAVVAGFVIGKLKLEGWLQDWVREIHSGAGTVEMPEGEGLTMVDRYRLGIAAVKEIFAKVWVWILLGIAMGALIHGYVPEDLMVTIMGADAWWSVPAAVMLGIPMYTNAAGVIPIVEALLGKGAALGTVLAFMMSVIALSLPEMIILKQVLTYRLIAVFIGVVGSGILAVGILFNLIF